The following coding sequences are from one Mycolicibacterium aichiense window:
- a CDS encoding alpha/beta hydrolase, giving the protein MTLTVQDIERWNAGDVREVFHAASSRAQAAQDAADGLATLPAFETWGGQAAEAAKEAIGQTRKDLDAAGNEALAVANAARSAADEIERIKSELATLKADAESLGMEIDPMSGTVLPGPKIRNPMEAELKQMQLQPRLDKIVAEANTVDIALANAINMAGGKTPIPATPHDNRPEIQDALNKPLPEDPKEFHDLWSKLTAEERDWLYSRDHNIGNHPGMPWADDANGGGKNHYNQLHLPELQQNAQAQIDQLARDHPSWAAGQVPNPKGDMRIYRQWQDWKEKWNNANHALDGFKSVGSTLSRDDGIPRLLGVIDDQGHAVVAMGDPDHASNTATLVPGTGQDLTAFQGATNKSEAMYRAALAADKSLEGNLAVMTWMGYDRPMDLGQAADDAYARNGAAALDSFMAGNQASHVGPASLDTVVGHSYGSTLVGAAGADGHHLAAENVIAVGSPGMLVGNAHDLSLDPGGNVYAARAQHDIIHLVAGAALGPNPTWDGFGAVEIAAAPGPATGPEILNLPSVEAHSSYWDPGNVALRNMGAIIAGQPPPQIVPNG; this is encoded by the coding sequence GTGACTCTCACCGTCCAGGACATCGAGCGATGGAATGCCGGCGATGTGCGGGAGGTGTTCCATGCCGCGAGTAGTCGTGCGCAGGCGGCGCAGGATGCCGCGGACGGGTTGGCAACGCTCCCGGCGTTCGAGACCTGGGGTGGTCAAGCTGCCGAAGCAGCCAAGGAAGCGATCGGTCAAACGCGCAAGGACTTGGACGCTGCCGGAAACGAAGCGTTGGCAGTCGCCAACGCGGCCCGCAGCGCGGCGGACGAAATCGAGCGCATCAAATCAGAGCTTGCAACGCTGAAAGCCGACGCCGAATCGCTTGGCATGGAGATCGATCCGATGTCGGGCACGGTGCTGCCCGGCCCGAAGATCCGCAACCCGATGGAAGCGGAGCTCAAGCAGATGCAGCTGCAACCGCGGCTGGACAAGATTGTGGCCGAAGCGAATACGGTCGATATAGCACTGGCTAACGCCATCAACATGGCTGGCGGCAAGACACCTATCCCGGCGACACCCCACGACAATCGGCCGGAAATTCAAGACGCGCTCAACAAGCCCTTGCCGGAGGACCCGAAAGAGTTCCACGATCTGTGGTCGAAGCTGACCGCAGAGGAAAGGGACTGGTTGTACAGCCGAGACCACAACATCGGCAACCACCCTGGGATGCCGTGGGCGGATGACGCGAATGGTGGTGGAAAGAACCACTACAACCAGCTGCACCTTCCGGAGCTGCAGCAGAATGCGCAAGCCCAGATCGATCAGCTGGCCCGCGACCACCCGAGTTGGGCGGCGGGCCAAGTGCCCAATCCCAAAGGTGACATGCGTATCTATCGCCAGTGGCAAGACTGGAAAGAGAAGTGGAATAACGCAAATCATGCGCTCGATGGCTTCAAGTCCGTTGGCTCCACACTCTCGCGCGACGACGGAATCCCGCGTCTCCTCGGCGTGATCGACGATCAAGGCCATGCTGTCGTCGCGATGGGTGATCCCGACCATGCCTCGAACACCGCGACACTGGTCCCTGGCACCGGGCAGGATCTCACCGCATTCCAGGGAGCCACCAACAAATCTGAAGCGATGTACCGAGCGGCACTCGCGGCGGACAAGTCACTCGAGGGCAACCTAGCGGTCATGACGTGGATGGGCTACGACCGGCCGATGGACCTTGGCCAGGCGGCGGACGATGCGTACGCACGTAATGGCGCCGCAGCGCTCGACAGCTTTATGGCCGGCAACCAGGCTTCTCATGTTGGCCCGGCGTCACTCGATACCGTCGTCGGCCACAGTTACGGCTCAACGCTTGTGGGGGCGGCCGGTGCTGATGGGCATCACCTCGCGGCCGAGAACGTCATTGCCGTTGGCAGTCCGGGCATGCTGGTGGGGAACGCCCACGACCTCAGTCTTGATCCGGGCGGCAACGTGTATGCGGCACGCGCCCAGCACGACATCATCCACCTCGTCGCAGGTGCAGCATTGGGGCCAAACCCGACATGGGATGGCTTCGGGGCGGTCGAGATTGCAGCTGCTCCAGGTCCTGCCACCGGCCCAGAAATCCTCAACCTGCCCTCGGTCGAGGCCCACAGCAGTTATTGGGATCCTGGGAACGTGGCGCTCCGCAACATGGGAGCGATCATCGCCGGTCAGCCGCCACCGCAGATTGTGCCGAATGGATAG